A genomic segment from Methanoplanus limicola DSM 2279 encodes:
- a CDS encoding class I SAM-dependent methyltransferase, with protein sequence MDIIDYNLIWRILRRKNNNPSFDWDSRAASFNKAVLGGTDEALKNVRALGLMPTDTVLDMGAGTGRYTVPLAQNAAHVTVLEPSEGMLAFLNENMKSAGLENYSVVRQKFEDVKAGIDIPVHDVVFASNSLGFDDLKAGLDKLNSLAKRTVNILWFAGPMRHMPDPELMKRLGAEAADMTTPDYLTIVHVLHSMGIYPNVSVEKSIRRLSYDSPDEASDFWTERGNYTEEEREIIREYMKETLIPDYSGIYRTKRVYYPVRIWWNKEDFCNDSGI encoded by the coding sequence ATGGATATAATCGATTATAACCTGATATGGAGGATATTGAGGAGGAAAAACAACAACCCCTCTTTTGACTGGGACAGCAGAGCAGCTTCATTTAATAAAGCGGTTTTGGGCGGAACAGATGAAGCACTGAAAAATGTCAGAGCACTGGGCCTTATGCCCACCGATACTGTTCTCGACATGGGTGCAGGAACGGGGAGATATACAGTCCCTCTTGCACAGAATGCCGCCCATGTAACTGTTCTTGAACCTTCAGAAGGCATGCTTGCCTTTCTTAATGAGAATATGAAAAGCGCCGGACTTGAGAACTATTCGGTCGTCAGACAAAAATTTGAGGATGTAAAAGCCGGCATTGATATTCCGGTGCATGACGTTGTCTTTGCATCCAACTCACTCGGTTTTGATGACCTTAAGGCCGGACTTGATAAACTGAATTCACTTGCAAAGAGAACGGTAAATATTCTCTGGTTTGCCGGGCCGATGCGGCATATGCCTGACCCTGAGCTTATGAAGAGGCTTGGGGCTGAAGCGGCTGATATGACAACTCCGGATTATCTCACCATTGTGCATGTTCTGCACAGTATGGGCATTTACCCCAATGTTTCGGTTGAGAAGAGCATACGGAGGCTGAGTTATGACTCTCCTGATGAAGCGTCTGACTTCTGGACAGAGAGGGGAAATTATACAGAAGAAGAACGGGAGATAATCAGGGAGTATATGAAAGAGACTCTGATACCTGATTATTCCGGCATATACAGGACAAAGAGAGTCTATTATCCGGTAAGAATCTGGTGGAATAAGGAGGATTTCTGCAATGACTCCGGAATATGA
- a CDS encoding FecCD family ABC transporter permease: MTPEYEPVSEHAKKHRIERKKKLEEVQNEHKRLQGRKYLFLAGILGAIFIATGFIITLGPLDISILQVYETLFARFIPSVFNMDDVFEQVVWNIRFPRIIGGIFAGFGFGICGCVMQAVLKNPLASPFTLGISAGAHFGVALAAVFGVALIGGAYILIANAFIFAMACSFFIVALAALKGATSETLILAGIAVNYLFSGLSQLMAYFANDEQLRLMTTWGMGDLSAFSWNKFLLFFVIFAVCTPLLMSKAQDLNLMTIGDDSAKSLGVDADRVRMFTMIVSSFLVATIVCFTGTIGFIGLVAPHMARMIIGADHRILIPASGILGAMLLIAADAVAMNVIGPVVIPTGIMTSLLGVPFFLYLILKGKRKEFWQ, from the coding sequence ATGACTCCGGAATATGAGCCGGTATCTGAACATGCAAAAAAACACAGAATTGAGCGTAAGAAAAAGCTTGAAGAGGTTCAAAACGAACATAAAAGGCTTCAGGGAAGAAAGTATCTCTTCCTTGCCGGAATTTTAGGTGCGATATTTATCGCAACCGGATTTATAATCACGCTCGGACCCCTGGACATCTCTATTTTACAGGTATATGAGACACTTTTTGCAAGGTTTATTCCTTCAGTCTTTAACATGGACGATGTCTTTGAACAGGTTGTGTGGAATATCCGGTTCCCAAGAATCATCGGCGGCATCTTTGCCGGATTCGGGTTTGGCATATGCGGATGCGTCATGCAGGCGGTGCTGAAAAATCCGCTCGCAAGCCCTTTCACACTCGGAATTTCAGCCGGGGCACATTTCGGGGTAGCCCTTGCTGCCGTATTCGGGGTTGCCCTGATCGGCGGGGCATATATCTTAATCGCCAATGCTTTCATCTTTGCAATGGCATGCTCCTTTTTTATTGTCGCTCTTGCGGCTCTGAAGGGTGCGACATCCGAGACGCTCATCCTTGCCGGAATTGCGGTTAACTACCTATTCTCAGGTCTCTCCCAGCTTATGGCATATTTTGCAAATGACGAGCAGCTTCGCCTTATGACCACATGGGGTATGGGGGACTTATCTGCGTTTTCCTGGAATAAGTTTCTGCTATTCTTTGTTATCTTTGCAGTATGCACACCTCTTCTGATGTCAAAGGCACAGGATTTAAACCTGATGACAATCGGGGATGATTCTGCAAAGAGCCTCGGAGTTGACGCTGACAGGGTACGGATGTTTACAATGATTGTCTCTTCTTTTCTTGTTGCGACCATCGTCTGCTTTACGGGGACAATAGGCTTTATCGGGCTTGTTGCGCCGCATATGGCAAGAATGATAATCGGGGCTGATCACAGGATATTAATTCCGGCATCCGGAATTCTTGGGGCAATGCTTCTTATAGCCGCTGATGCGGTTGCGATGAATGTTATCGGACCTGTGGTAATCCCTACCGGAATTATGACCTCACTGCTTGGAGTGCCGTTCTTCCTGTATCTTATACTTAAGGGTAAGAGAAAGGAGTTCTGGCAATGA
- a CDS encoding ABC transporter ATP-binding protein, which yields MKVKLSVKGLEFAYDSVPVLKGLTLDIREGRMVSILGPNGCGKSTFLKCVNQVLSPKTGLVEVDGEKVSGISRRELAKRMSYVPQSSVRVFPHTVFDVILMGRRPHLGWTGSGEDEERVWDVIDLLGLEDIALSSFNALSGGQQQKALIGRALVQETGFMLLDEPTSNLDLWHQMDVMRIVEELVAEGKITAMMAVHDLNMAAKYSDDIIMMKNGQIIAAGEPWEVLTPENISGVYGVEAEVRDLGDGKTPLVVPIRQMRSDCCMPVPP from the coding sequence ATGAAGGTAAAACTGTCGGTTAAGGGCCTGGAATTTGCATATGATTCTGTTCCGGTTCTAAAGGGTCTTACTCTTGACATAAGGGAAGGGAGGATGGTCTCAATTCTCGGACCCAACGGGTGCGGGAAGTCCACATTTCTGAAATGTGTCAACCAGGTGCTCAGTCCGAAAACGGGCCTTGTGGAGGTTGACGGTGAGAAGGTATCCGGAATTTCAAGGCGGGAGCTTGCAAAGAGGATGTCGTATGTGCCCCAGTCGTCTGTACGAGTCTTTCCGCATACTGTCTTTGATGTAATTTTAATGGGAAGAAGGCCGCATCTTGGCTGGACAGGTTCAGGGGAGGACGAGGAGAGGGTCTGGGATGTGATAGACCTTTTAGGACTTGAGGATATTGCACTCTCCTCTTTTAATGCACTATCCGGCGGGCAGCAGCAGAAGGCACTCATCGGAAGGGCACTGGTGCAGGAGACCGGTTTTATGCTGCTTGATGAGCCGACTTCAAACCTTGACCTCTGGCACCAGATGGATGTGATGAGAATTGTTGAAGAGCTTGTCGCAGAGGGCAAAATCACGGCCATGATGGCGGTTCATGACCTGAATATGGCTGCGAAATACTCAGATGATATAATTATGATGAAAAACGGGCAGATAATCGCCGCAGGAGAACCGTGGGAGGTTTTGACACCGGAGAATATCTCAGGTGTTTACGGGGTTGAGGCCGAGGTGAGGGACCTCGGTGACGGAAAAACACCTCTTGTTGTTCCGATAAGGCAGATGAGAAGTGACTGCTGTATGCCGGTTCCGCCGTGA
- a CDS encoding DUF4956 domain-containing protein, with protein sequence MLLNSAMLLIAGFVINFISAFIIVRFIYYPRKSEHNFIFTFLAFNVIVYFIMGLFTSIELSIGAGFGLFALFSILRYRTETVPIREMTYLFVMVALPILNSVLFESGEYTRIAVINLAVIAVIWILENGWGFKNEIMQKEVLYEKIDLVKADKKAEMIEDLKERTGLNILDVDVLKIDFLRDAAEIRIFYSGNSAEKSEADSGDKSGLKPDNKPGTDNEITDGSELKACDKSEMDTTLVNESGSGN encoded by the coding sequence GTGCTGCTAAACTCAGCTATGCTGCTCATTGCAGGTTTTGTAATAAATTTCATCAGTGCTTTCATTATCGTCAGATTCATCTATTACCCCAGGAAGAGTGAACATAATTTCATATTCACTTTTCTTGCATTCAATGTGATAGTGTATTTTATAATGGGCCTCTTCACAAGCATTGAACTCTCTATTGGTGCGGGCTTTGGGCTTTTTGCTCTCTTCTCCATTCTGAGATACAGGACGGAGACTGTTCCCATCAGGGAGATGACATATCTCTTTGTGATGGTTGCCCTTCCGATTCTGAATTCAGTGCTCTTTGAATCGGGTGAATACACCAGAATCGCTGTCATAAACCTGGCAGTGATAGCCGTCATCTGGATTCTTGAAAACGGCTGGGGATTTAAAAATGAGATTATGCAGAAAGAGGTGCTCTATGAGAAGATAGATCTCGTAAAAGCCGATAAAAAAGCGGAGATGATTGAGGATCTTAAAGAAAGAACCGGTCTGAATATTCTGGATGTGGATGTCTTAAAGATTGATTTCCTGCGTGATGCGGCTGAAATCAGGATATTCTATTCCGGAAATTCAGCTGAAAAATCAGAAGCAGATTCAGGTGATAAATCCGGTTTGAAACCGGATAACAAACCTGGAACGGATAATGAAATCACAGATGGATCGGAGTTAAAAGCATGTGATAAATCTGAAATGGATACGACCTTAGTAAATGAATCAGGCTCAGGTAATTGA
- a CDS encoding polyphosphate polymerase domain-containing protein, whose product MNPTAQKIPDENNNTADDIIRKISSGTDNYEIITLDELKRSDASLMSRRESKYLMTFEKCLEIISALSGDYRLLDVEGCTVSGYETVYYDDNSFITYHQHHSGKLNRYKLRTRRYLSSGESYVEIKEKKNTGVTIKKRIETSESGILPKEEQDLFLKSNFPYDYHDFHPVLTTEYSRVTFVSKNYDERITFDFGLTFSNSDDEISLPEVVIAEVKSSRNASYSKALSVMQAFGIRKRSFSKYCIGVSLIYKHLKHNRFKPNLMYLSRISGGEALCC is encoded by the coding sequence ATGAACCCAACAGCACAGAAAATTCCGGATGAAAATAACAACACCGCAGATGATATTATCCGGAAAATTTCATCCGGAACAGATAATTATGAAATAATAACCCTTGATGAACTGAAGAGATCTGATGCCAGTCTCATGAGCAGGCGTGAGTCAAAATACCTAATGACCTTTGAGAAATGCCTTGAGATAATCTCTGCACTGTCCGGAGATTACAGACTCCTTGATGTTGAAGGCTGCACAGTAAGCGGTTATGAAACTGTCTATTATGATGACAACTCCTTTATAACCTATCACCAGCACCACAGCGGGAAGCTGAACCGCTATAAGCTCAGAACCCGCCGTTATCTCTCTTCAGGAGAGAGTTATGTGGAGATTAAGGAGAAGAAGAATACCGGGGTTACGATAAAGAAGCGTATAGAAACCAGTGAATCCGGCATACTCCCAAAAGAAGAGCAGGATCTCTTCCTGAAGTCTAACTTTCCATATGACTATCATGATTTCCACCCGGTTCTGACAACAGAATATTCAAGGGTAACTTTTGTATCAAAGAACTACGATGAGAGAATCACCTTTGACTTTGGTCTTACTTTCAGTAATTCTGATGATGAAATTTCACTGCCTGAAGTTGTAATCGCTGAAGTGAAGAGCAGCAGGAACGCTTCCTACTCTAAAGCACTCTCTGTAATGCAGGCTTTTGGTATCCGCAAGAGGAGCTTTTCAAAGTACTGCATCGGGGTATCACTCATCTATAAACACCTGAAGCACAACCGGTTCAAGCCAAACCTGATGTACCTCTCCCGGATTTCCGGAGGTGAAGCACTGTGCTGCTAA
- a CDS encoding CotH kinase family protein, whose translation MKTADNTKNIKGKEKLRLNIFSGKKISVIFAFTVLIFSCGCIGAGNEGDIASPDSGLTDSSLTSTEPSWEKDDPSHGNKADPDYSVVFPDDEVQVINITISPENWQEMLDNMTEIYGEFGNSDSKSMPGGNNGDGNFGAGNIPEDFSAKNHGSEMVNPGDPADRQNGGMPEGGPDGMIDEATPVYVRSDVTFEGLEWEDVGIRFKGQMTLRSSWSEGNNKISFKLNFDKFEDENPAIKNQRFYGFDELNLQSGYGDDSLMRDMIVPSIFRDSGVPAPYTAFYRVYVDYGEGPVYFGLYTMVESIEDTVTETQFEDDSGNVYKPQGDGATFAEGTFDTEAFEKKTNEDEADWTDVESLYEILNSDLRTKDPQQWREDLESVLNVDEFLRWLATNTVIQNWDTYGGNCRNFYLYTDPSDGRITWVPWDNNFALRDGMAGNEGELPAENPVLMENMAGFQADSVAENPRQGGFFPGNEGGNGQAAGDGRGGTGKSLSLSLDDAGDNWPLIRYIADDPVYYGKYLDYLEMVANDSFEPEKMEELYTRYHSMIEPYVTGENGETEGYTHLESPEDFAESLNELIEHTYSRYNAVMEFISGQ comes from the coding sequence GTGAAGACAGCTGATAATACTAAGAATATTAAAGGAAAAGAGAAGCTGAGACTGAATATTTTTTCCGGCAAAAAAATATCGGTCATTTTTGCATTTACGGTGTTAATCTTTAGTTGTGGCTGTATTGGTGCAGGAAATGAGGGCGATATAGCATCACCGGATTCAGGCCTGACAGACTCTTCATTAACATCCACAGAACCGTCATGGGAGAAAGATGACCCCTCACATGGCAATAAGGCAGATCCTGATTACTCAGTTGTATTTCCGGACGATGAGGTCCAGGTCATAAATATCACAATATCTCCTGAAAACTGGCAGGAGATGCTTGACAATATGACTGAAATATACGGTGAATTCGGGAATTCAGATTCAAAGAGCATGCCCGGCGGAAATAACGGAGATGGAAACTTCGGTGCCGGAAATATCCCTGAGGATTTCAGTGCGAAAAACCACGGTTCCGAAATGGTAAATCCCGGAGATCCTGCGGACCGGCAAAACGGCGGTATGCCGGAGGGCGGCCCGGATGGAATGATAGATGAGGCAACCCCCGTATATGTCCGGTCAGATGTCACATTTGAAGGGCTTGAATGGGAGGATGTTGGTATCCGCTTTAAGGGGCAGATGACGCTTAGAAGTTCATGGAGCGAAGGAAATAACAAGATCTCATTTAAGCTTAACTTCGATAAGTTCGAGGATGAAAATCCGGCGATAAAAAACCAGAGATTCTACGGCTTTGATGAATTAAATCTTCAGAGCGGCTATGGTGATGATTCGCTGATGCGTGATATGATAGTGCCTTCAATATTCCGTGATTCGGGTGTCCCTGCACCGTACACAGCATTTTACAGGGTATATGTCGATTACGGTGAAGGTCCGGTATATTTCGGCCTCTACACAATGGTCGAAAGTATCGAAGACACTGTAACAGAGACACAGTTTGAAGACGACTCCGGAAATGTTTACAAACCGCAGGGCGACGGGGCAACATTCGCAGAAGGCACATTTGATACAGAAGCCTTTGAGAAGAAGACAAATGAGGATGAGGCAGACTGGACTGATGTAGAATCACTGTATGAAATCCTCAACTCTGATCTCAGAACCAAAGATCCGCAACAGTGGAGGGAAGATCTTGAATCTGTCCTTAATGTTGATGAATTCCTCAGATGGCTGGCAACAAATACAGTCATCCAGAACTGGGATACATACGGCGGAAACTGCCGGAATTTCTACCTCTATACAGACCCTTCAGACGGCAGAATAACCTGGGTACCCTGGGACAATAATTTCGCCCTGAGAGACGGCATGGCCGGAAATGAAGGAGAACTCCCGGCAGAAAATCCCGTTCTCATGGAGAATATGGCCGGATTTCAGGCTGACAGTGTTGCTGAAAATCCCCGGCAGGGTGGTTTCTTCCCCGGAAATGAGGGTGGAAATGGTCAGGCAGCGGGAGATGGCAGAGGCGGAACGGGAAAAAGTCTATCACTGTCCCTTGACGATGCCGGGGATAACTGGCCTCTGATAAGGTACATTGCCGATGATCCGGTTTACTACGGAAAATATCTGGATTATCTTGAGATGGTTGCAAATGACTCCTTTGAGCCTGAAAAGATGGAAGAGTTATACACCCGTTACCATTCGATGATTGAACCGTACGTCACAGGTGAGAATGGTGAAACAGAGGGCTATACCCATCTTGAAAGTCCGGAAGACTTCGCTGAATCACTGAATGAATTGATAGAGCATACATACAGCCGCTATAATGCGGTCATGGAGTTTATCTCCGGCCAATAA
- a CDS encoding ATP-binding protein, which yields MIRDFIDREEEREVLKKEWNSDGARLIIIYGRRRVGKTRLVNEFIKGKEGIMFFAEDVTVQIQINGLKAEIAGYLNDELLQGLTIKSWTELFTYILKNPPEKRSYLIIDEFTYLIKSDKSILSAIQKAWDRGLSDSNWCIILSGSLLNLMSEYALSYTSPLYGRRTRDMLLKPLEFKDAKLFLSQNEKDSLKTYFTTGGVPEYLQKASEYGTFEEFVRNEFFSNFGYFYREPYFLLSQEFRELKTYQGILSAIAEGRTKPSEIAVNCGIDTRKIYPYLEGLIRLGFIEKETPFLSSQKSGIYIIKDSVIDFWYSFVSTNRSEIERGCYTNTDFNKYFGKKFESFVRNEIAPAIFPKARTGRWWHKGEEIDLIAVDDNAKMIVFAEVKYGTKSASDALKILKKLEKKSEYVNNSTKNNEDYIQKYALFAGEITDKDKIMDRDKTKGDNYLVYDLDDMLKYLM from the coding sequence ATGATTAGGGATTTTATTGATCGTGAAGAAGAGAGGGAGGTTCTGAAGAAGGAATGGAATTCAGATGGCGCCCGTCTCATAATAATCTATGGCAGGAGGCGTGTTGGAAAAACAAGGCTTGTAAACGAATTCATAAAAGGCAAAGAGGGTATAATGTTCTTTGCCGAAGATGTCACAGTTCAGATTCAGATTAACGGCCTCAAAGCCGAAATTGCCGGATATTTAAACGATGAACTCCTGCAGGGCCTGACAATAAAATCATGGACTGAGTTATTCACATATATTCTGAAAAATCCGCCTGAGAAGAGATCATACCTGATAATAGATGAATTCACATACCTGATAAAAAGCGATAAAAGTATTCTTTCAGCAATCCAGAAGGCGTGGGACAGGGGACTTTCAGATTCAAACTGGTGCATCATTCTCTCCGGATCCCTGCTAAACCTGATGAGTGAATATGCTCTCTCCTATACCTCACCGTTATATGGCAGAAGAACAAGAGATATGCTCTTAAAACCTCTTGAATTTAAAGACGCAAAACTATTTCTCAGCCAGAATGAAAAAGACAGCTTAAAAACCTATTTCACAACCGGAGGAGTGCCTGAATATCTGCAAAAGGCATCAGAATATGGGACATTTGAAGAATTTGTGAGAAATGAATTTTTCTCAAACTTCGGTTACTTCTATCGTGAGCCTTATTTCCTCCTGTCACAGGAATTCCGGGAATTAAAGACCTACCAGGGAATACTGTCAGCCATTGCAGAAGGCAGGACAAAACCTTCTGAGATTGCAGTAAACTGCGGAATTGATACCAGAAAGATATATCCATACCTCGAAGGACTGATAAGGCTTGGATTTATCGAAAAAGAGACACCATTCTTAAGCAGCCAAAAATCCGGGATATACATAATCAAAGATTCTGTTATTGATTTCTGGTACAGTTTTGTAAGCACGAACAGAAGTGAGATTGAGAGAGGATGTTACACGAATACTGACTTTAACAAATATTTCGGAAAGAAATTTGAGTCTTTTGTCAGAAATGAGATTGCACCGGCTATATTTCCCAAAGCCAGAACCGGCAGATGGTGGCATAAAGGAGAGGAAATTGATCTGATTGCAGTAGATGATAATGCAAAGATGATAGTATTTGCAGAAGTAAAATACGGAACAAAATCGGCATCCGATGCCTTAAAAATACTTAAAAAACTTGAGAAGAAATCAGAATACGTCAATAACAGCACAAAAAACAATGAGGATTACATACAGAAATATGCGTTGTTTGCCGGAGAAATCACTGATAAAGATAAAATTATGGACAGAGATAAAACCAAAGGGGATAATTATCTGGTTTATGATCTTGACGATATGCTGAAATATCTGATGTGA